ACGATGCCGAAGATGAACCCCAAGATGCCCCAGACGACATACAGGAATCGCGCCCACGCTTTTCCGCGAAGCATGAAGATGCCTGAAAGCAAGGTGACGAGCAGGCCGGCAAACGAAATCGCATACTGAATCGGGATGGGAACTGGATTCTTGGCCATCAATTCGTGCACCATCGGATTTCCAATCGTCACGCCGGTGGTGACTAGAGAAATTCCTCCCGAGACAATTAGAAACCACGATATTACTGTGATCGAAATTGGTCTAGTTTTCATATTTTGCCGAATAGTGTCGTAGGCCAAACTCAATTTGGCCTTTTGGGTTTATACATAGCGGAGACACATAGTATCTTTTCCATTGCCGGTCAACATGTTGTTTTTAGGGTCGGGCTTTGCCGAACCGCAGAAACTAAGCTGAAACGCTCACCTCGGCGGGAACTCGAAATCGGCCTTCTTTTTGTCCTTGGAGAGCACCAGGTAGGCATTGAAGTGCGTGCCTCGCTTGGAGACGAAGCCTTCGATCAGATTCGTTTTGCCGTCGGTGAGGAGCTGGCGGATCTCGGATTCGGGCAGGTCTTTCTGGCAGAGGTTGCGCTTCACCTCGAAAACGATGCGCGGCGCGTCATCGGCGCCGGGTTTGGCGACTATATAGGCGTCGTCGGTTTTATAGAGCGTGCCCTCGGGATGAAGTCTGCTTTCGCCGAGGTTTTCCGCCTTGGCGAGGTCGGGCGCGGCCTTCGCTTTTCGCTCGACGGGCTTGCCGTCCTTGCCGGTTTTCGGCGCGCGCGGCGGAAATTCCCACGCGATGCGCGCGCCTTTGCGGATGAGGTGCGCGTCGAAGGGGCGTCCGCGTTTGGATATGAAACCCTGGATGAGATCGGTCTTGCCGGTGGTGACGAGCTGGATGGCCTGCGCGGGCTCGATGGGTTTCTGGCACATGAGGCGGCCGACGGAGAAGGTCTGTTTCCAGCCACCCTCGGCGCCGGGGTCGCGTTCGCGGAGGATGTAGTTCGTCGGGGCTTCGCAGAGTTCGGCGCCGGTGGACGGGTCGGTCCAGATGGGCGCGAGGGCGCCGAGGTCGATTTTGTTGCCGAAGTCGAGTTCGACTTTTTTCTTCGTTTCGTCCTTGGGGTCGGGGACGAGGCGGAGCTTGGCGGGGAAGCGGTTGCCGGTGCGGGGAGAGACAAAGCCGTCGAGGGGGCCGATCTCGCCGGCGGCGACAAGCTGGCGGACTTCCTCCTCCTCGATTTTCCGGCCGGTGATGACTTTGTAGATGGCGAGGGCGCCGTCCTCGGATTTGTAGGCGCGGAGGGTTTCGCGCAGCGGTTTTTGGTCGGTGGGGGAGATGATATCGGTGACGCGCGCGGCGGAGTCGTCCTCCTCGTAGGTTTTGGTGCGCTCGACGATGCCTTGGGTGACGTCGATGATCTCGCGCATGAACTGGTCGCGGGAAAAGTGGCCGTGCTCCATCCGGCGGAGTTTGTATTCCCATTCGCCGGTCATGTCGGGCTTGGTGAGCGTCTCGGCGCGGACGGCGGCGAGAAATTCGAGGAGCGACTCGGCCTTGGGCGTGGGCGCGAGTTCGCGGCCGTTGCGCTCCATGTATTTCTGGTTGATGAGACCGTCGATGGTGTCGGCGCGGGTGGCGGGCGTGCCGAGTCCGCGTTCCTTCATGGCGTCGGCCAGGTCCTCGTCCTCGACGAGTTTGCCCGCGCCTTCCATGGCGGAGAGCAGCGTGGCCTCGGTGTAGCGCGGGGGCGGCTTGGTGGTCTCGGCGTGGAGGCGCGTGTCGGCGACGCGCGCCTGGTGGTTGTCGGCGGGCGCGAGGGCGGGGAGGGGAGGGGAAATTTTCGATTTACGATTTACGATTTTCGATTGGTCGGAGTCGAAGGGAGCGGGTGGTTCCTCGTCCACGGTGGTGCGTCCGTAAACGGCGAGCCAGCCGGGAGAGGTGAGCACTTTGCCCTCGGTTTTGAACTGGTGCTTTTCCGCGATGGTGGTAAGGCGGGTGGTGACATCGAACTCGGCGGCGGGGTGGAAAACGGCGACGAAGCGGCGGGCGATCATGTCGAAGACCTTGGCCTCGATGTCGTCGAGTTTGCGGTGTTCCGCGCCGGTGGGGATGATGGCGAAGTGGTCGCTGATTTGCGCGTTGTTGAAAATGCGTTTGTTGGGCCGGAGCCAGCCGGAGTCGAGGACGCGGCGGGCATGCGGCGCGAGGTCGTCGGTGAAGGAGCCCAGGACTTCGCGGCAGGTGGGAATGTAGTCCTCGGGGAGCGCGCGGGAATCGGTGCGCGGGTAGGTGATCAGCTTGTGCTTCTCGTAGAGAGCCTGCGCGATCTGGAGGGTGCGGCGGGCGGAGAGGCCGAGGCGGTTGTTGGCCTCGCGCTGGAGCGTGGTGAGGTCGTAGAGGCGGGGCGCGATTTGCGTGGCGGCCTTTTTTTCTTCGGTGACGGCGGCGGTGGTCGAGGCGCGGCATTCGGCGAGGAGCGCCTCGGCGGCGGCGGGGTCCCAGATGCGGTCGGCGCGGTCGTGTTCGTTGGCCGGGTCTTTCTTGAAATCGGGGCGCTGGTAGGCGCCTTCGTAATCGCCGTTGGTGATGGCGAAGGTGGCGGTGAGGCGGTGGTAGCCGCGCGGGGTGAAGTTGCGGATTTCGAGCTCGCGGGCGACGACGATGGCGAGCGTGGGCGTCTGCACGCGGCCGACGGAGGCGACGTTGCCGGCGCGGGAGCCGAACATGCGCTTGGTGAGGGCGCGGGTGCCGTTGATGCCGATGAGCCAGTCGCTTTCGGAGCGGCAGCGGGCGGCGTCGGCGAGGCCGGCCATCTGGCCGCCGTCGCGGAGGCTGGCAAAGGCGGCGCGGATG
This genomic stretch from Termitidicoccus mucosus harbors:
- a CDS encoding type IA DNA topoisomerase: MKSLIIAEKPSVAADLARALGKIPKKGDHYENDEYVIAAAVGHLVELLMPEDIDKKKYGFWRLETLPIIPDKFELKPIAESKDRFALLKKLLARKDIDQVINACDAGREGELIFTYIYQLAKSKLPIKRAWMQTMTSEGIRAAFASLRDGGQMAGLADAARCRSESDWLIGINGTRALTKRMFGSRAGNVASVGRVQTPTLAIVVARELEIRNFTPRGYHRLTATFAITNGDYEGAYQRPDFKKDPANEHDRADRIWDPAAAEALLAECRASTTAAVTEEKKAATQIAPRLYDLTTLQREANNRLGLSARRTLQIAQALYEKHKLITYPRTDSRALPEDYIPTCREVLGSFTDDLAPHARRVLDSGWLRPNKRIFNNAQISDHFAIIPTGAEHRKLDDIEAKVFDMIARRFVAVFHPAAEFDVTTRLTTIAEKHQFKTEGKVLTSPGWLAVYGRTTVDEEPPAPFDSDQSKIVNRKSKISPPLPALAPADNHQARVADTRLHAETTKPPPRYTEATLLSAMEGAGKLVEDEDLADAMKERGLGTPATRADTIDGLINQKYMERNGRELAPTPKAESLLEFLAAVRAETLTKPDMTGEWEYKLRRMEHGHFSRDQFMREIIDVTQGIVERTKTYEEDDSAARVTDIISPTDQKPLRETLRAYKSEDGALAIYKVITGRKIEEEEVRQLVAAGEIGPLDGFVSPRTGNRFPAKLRLVPDPKDETKKKVELDFGNKIDLGALAPIWTDPSTGAELCEAPTNYILRERDPGAEGGWKQTFSVGRLMCQKPIEPAQAIQLVTTGKTDLIQGFISKRGRPFDAHLIRKGARIAWEFPPRAPKTGKDGKPVERKAKAAPDLAKAENLGESRLHPEGTLYKTDDAYIVAKPGADDAPRIVFEVKRNLCQKDLPESEIRQLLTDGKTNLIEGFVSKRGTHFNAYLVLSKDKKKADFEFPPR